In the genome of Myroides phaeus, one region contains:
- the rsmG gene encoding 16S rRNA (guanine(527)-N(7))-methyltransferase RsmG, which produces MEEILKYFPDLTPLQISQFEKLEEVYIEWNAKINVISRKDIQELYTKHVLHSLGIAKVMEFLPGAKIMDVGTGGGFPGIPLAILYPETQFYLIDIIAKKIRVVNEVVQALELKNVVAEQKRAETVDEKFDFIVSRAVTNMSDFVKWIRHKTAKENKHEFENGILYLKGGDLTEELKDFPKAVEFDLTNIFDNEFFETKKVVYLPLKYKG; this is translated from the coding sequence ATGGAAGAAATCTTAAAATATTTTCCTGATTTGACACCTTTACAGATTAGTCAGTTCGAAAAATTAGAAGAGGTTTATATTGAGTGGAATGCAAAGATTAATGTTATTTCACGTAAGGACATACAAGAGTTATATACAAAACACGTATTGCATTCATTAGGAATAGCTAAGGTAATGGAGTTTTTACCAGGAGCAAAGATTATGGATGTTGGTACAGGTGGTGGTTTTCCTGGAATTCCATTGGCTATTTTGTATCCGGAAACACAGTTTTACTTAATTGACATTATTGCTAAGAAGATTAGAGTAGTTAATGAAGTAGTTCAAGCGTTAGAATTGAAAAATGTTGTAGCAGAACAAAAACGTGCTGAAACAGTAGATGAGAAGTTTGATTTTATTGTAAGCCGTGCCGTTACAAATATGTCTGATTTTGTGAAATGGATAAGACATAAAACAGCGAAAGAAAATAAACACGAGTTTGAGAATGGAATTCTTTATTTAAAAGGAGGAGATTTGACAGAGGAGTTGAAAGATTTTCCAAAGGCAGTTGAATTTGATTTAACGAACATTTTCGACAACGAGTTTTTTGAAACAAAAAAGGTAGTTTATTTACCTTTAAAATATAAAGGTTAA